One window of Papaver somniferum cultivar HN1 chromosome 9, ASM357369v1, whole genome shotgun sequence genomic DNA carries:
- the LOC113309431 gene encoding probable LRR receptor-like serine/threonine-protein kinase At5g16900 produces the protein MSAMRNTKLNLVNYISVLAFSLLVLSTSAQKTYPADVEGIKLLQSEFNDLNYNETFAKLPDDPCLPTPYYWVTCSLDDTPRVTELNLGNRKLLFGTLPDFSSMDALEIIDLRNCSLVGEFPDFLAEFPKLKELNLMDNHFMGTVPTSLQKNKDLKLTLSGNTLLCFSDEKECKPTEEYIEGTEIKIPPGTPGINYVPGTPGIIYPPGTPGMPTDNAGSRENSLPIILGSAISFFVMFWIIV, from the exons GCTTTCTCGCTTCTCGTTTTATCAACATCGGCACAGAAAACATATCCTGCTGATG TGGAAGGCATAAAGCTCTTACAATCGGAGTTTAATGACCTTAATTATAATGAAACATTTGCAAAATTACCGGATGATCCATGTCTTCCTACCCCATATTATTGGGTTACTTGCAGCTTGGATGATACCCCTCGGGTAACGGAATT AAATTTAGGCAATCGAAAATTACTATTTGGGACCCTCCCCGACTTTAGCTCAATGGATGCACTTGAAATAAT TGACTTAAGAAACTGCTCTTTGGTCGGTGaatttcctgattttcttgccgAGTTTCCTAAACTCAAAGAGTT GAATTTGATGGATAACCATTTCATGGGGACAGTACCTACTTCATTGCAGAAAAATAAAGACTTAAAGTTGAC GTTGTCCGGGAATACACTCTTGTGCTTTTCTGATGAAAAAGAATGCAAACCCACAGAAGAATATATAGAAGGAACAGAAATAAAAATCCCACCAGGGACACCGGGAATAAATTATGTACCGGGGACACCGGGAATAATTTACCCACCGGGGACACCAGGAATGCCAACAGATAACGCGGGAAGTCGTGAAAACTCGTTGCCAATCATACTTGGCTCTGCAATTTCATTCTTTGTGATGTTTTGGATTATTGTTTAA